A window of the Bacillus toyonensis BCT-7112 genome harbors these coding sequences:
- a CDS encoding type IV secretion system DNA-binding domain-containing protein produces the protein MCGTFIGRSAQIPAFIKPKWYDMSKSNSIVIENEGNKMNPQFVFGEENTNILVRGGTGKGKTGLMKQLLTLVMADNQQATVLDGDGEYKEYEKMGAHIITFTSKDSFLSQTEIETCKQSDVVIIDEGLRLYSNNPEGFINLLEELEELNVRVFVSFQAIPEELLHRFDVYLELDPLIA, from the coding sequence ATGTGTGGAACATTTATTGGAAGAAGTGCACAAATCCCAGCATTTATAAAACCCAAATGGTATGACATGAGTAAGTCAAATTCCATTGTCATAGAGAATGAAGGAAACAAAATGAATCCTCAATTTGTATTTGGAGAAGAAAATACAAATATCCTGGTACGAGGTGGAACAGGAAAAGGAAAAACAGGTTTGATGAAGCAACTTCTTACCCTTGTCATGGCAGATAATCAACAAGCGACTGTCTTAGATGGGGATGGAGAGTATAAAGAATACGAAAAAATGGGTGCTCACATTATCACCTTTACATCAAAAGATTCTTTTCTAAGCCAAACCGAAATAGAAACATGCAAACAATCGGATGTCGTTATCATAGATGAAGGATTAAGGTTGTATTCCAATAATCCAGAGGGATTCATCAATCTTTTAGAAGAACTAGAGGAACTGAATGTAAGAGTTTTCGTGAGTTTTCAAGCGATACCAGAAGAGTTATTGCACAGATTTGATGTGTATTTAGAATTAGACCCACTCATCGCTTAA
- a CDS encoding thioester domain-containing protein, whose protein sequence is MVLKRSYQTLLLFTSVLLFVMSFLIPLNQASAEVINRERYQMDWAYSPQYGKDIRTELLKNASGQIAYCLVYGLKSPNGEDLPEAGKTDDVSYRVLMNGYPQKTPENLGVSTWQEAHYATQLALWNALGQISVDELQFKNAAVEKAAKNIIHAANQSQDTQDVWMNVIPTDKQEAQLNGEYFETTTYTVQTNAKNGTFQVQMNNAPQGTRVVTEQGEGKETFQLGEKFRIQVPKSSKSSELSLKVVSNLTNVHAVVYKGTSTIQDATVLLERSTEQVSKDLQVFWKANGTLKVMKVDENKKPLPGAVFEITNSNQQVMGTITADRNGIAEMGNLELGTYIVKEVKAPVGYVLDATPKPFEVKTGEIAVVEMKNVQIKGNIEIKKISDTGKILPGVEFTVFTPEGKAVTKVTTDQEGIAKVNSLPFGKYYFQETKGLEGYLLNQTKYPFEVKEHNQTLTFEVKNEQVRGNVQLLKVDEDGKTKLEGAVFILADEKGKKISEHKTDKNGLIKIDNIPFGKYQFIEKTSPAGYVLVKEPIPFSITENGKTIELVAKNTKIRGSIEITKVDVADGNNKLPGAEFTIYNEQGQEVVKGKTNEEGIAKFEKLPAGKYTYKETFAPAGYLINEETFSFEIKTDGEIIKHVVADQKKEVPPTPETPQPEQPEQPQPEQPKPQPEKPQTPQVIEKPVPTPEKPQHIVKQPQPMKEQPKKVESHLPTTGGKAENPYWKWIGVTFVVLGSILAVYAFRKRKNQEV, encoded by the coding sequence ATGGTTTTGAAACGATCGTATCAAACACTACTACTCTTTACGAGTGTACTTTTATTCGTTATGAGCTTCTTGATTCCACTGAATCAAGCCAGTGCGGAGGTAATCAATCGAGAAAGGTATCAGATGGATTGGGCCTATAGTCCGCAGTATGGGAAAGATATTCGCACAGAGCTACTAAAGAACGCTAGTGGTCAAATCGCGTATTGTCTGGTATACGGCTTAAAATCCCCAAATGGAGAGGATTTACCCGAAGCAGGCAAAACAGATGATGTATCTTATCGTGTCTTAATGAATGGGTACCCACAGAAAACACCAGAAAATTTAGGGGTTTCCACTTGGCAAGAAGCCCACTACGCAACGCAATTAGCTCTTTGGAATGCACTGGGCCAGATTTCCGTTGATGAATTACAGTTTAAAAATGCGGCTGTTGAAAAAGCGGCAAAGAACATCATTCATGCGGCAAATCAAAGCCAGGATACACAAGATGTCTGGATGAATGTCATTCCAACGGATAAACAAGAAGCACAATTGAACGGTGAATATTTTGAAACAACAACATACACCGTTCAAACAAACGCAAAGAATGGTACATTCCAAGTACAAATGAACAATGCACCACAAGGAACACGTGTTGTCACAGAACAAGGTGAAGGGAAAGAAACGTTTCAACTAGGAGAAAAGTTCCGTATCCAAGTACCAAAATCCTCTAAGAGTAGTGAACTATCTCTAAAAGTCGTTTCAAATCTAACAAATGTTCATGCAGTTGTATATAAAGGAACAAGTACGATTCAAGATGCAACTGTATTATTAGAGCGCAGTACAGAACAAGTAAGCAAAGACTTACAAGTATTTTGGAAAGCGAATGGCACCTTAAAAGTGATGAAAGTGGATGAAAATAAAAAGCCACTACCAGGCGCAGTATTTGAAATCACAAACAGCAATCAACAAGTTATGGGAACGATTACAGCTGATAGAAACGGTATCGCTGAAATGGGTAACTTAGAACTTGGCACATACATTGTAAAAGAAGTAAAAGCACCTGTTGGATATGTACTAGATGCTACACCAAAGCCTTTTGAAGTGAAAACAGGTGAAATTGCTGTTGTTGAAATGAAAAATGTACAAATCAAAGGAAATATTGAAATTAAAAAGATAAGTGACACAGGCAAGATTCTCCCAGGCGTTGAATTTACAGTATTTACGCCAGAAGGAAAGGCAGTCACAAAAGTAACAACAGATCAAGAAGGGATTGCGAAAGTAAATTCTCTTCCGTTTGGAAAGTATTACTTCCAGGAAACGAAAGGATTAGAAGGTTACTTATTAAATCAAACAAAGTATCCATTTGAAGTAAAAGAGCATAATCAAACACTTACGTTTGAAGTGAAAAACGAGCAAGTCAGAGGGAATGTACAGCTCTTAAAAGTAGATGAAGATGGAAAAACGAAATTAGAAGGTGCTGTTTTTATTCTAGCTGATGAAAAAGGCAAGAAGATCAGTGAGCATAAGACAGACAAAAACGGGTTGATCAAAATTGATAATATCCCATTTGGAAAGTACCAATTTATCGAAAAAACATCACCAGCGGGCTATGTGCTAGTAAAAGAGCCGATTCCGTTTAGTATCACTGAAAATGGGAAAACAATTGAGCTAGTTGCAAAGAATACGAAGATTAGAGGATCAATTGAAATTACAAAAGTAGACGTAGCCGATGGAAACAACAAGTTACCAGGTGCAGAGTTTACGATCTATAACGAGCAAGGCCAGGAAGTCGTGAAAGGGAAAACAAACGAAGAAGGCATTGCAAAGTTTGAGAAATTACCAGCTGGTAAATACACATATAAAGAAACATTCGCGCCAGCAGGATATTTAATCAATGAAGAGACATTCTCTTTTGAAATTAAAACAGATGGTGAGATTATCAAACATGTTGTAGCAGATCAGAAAAAAGAAGTTCCACCAACACCAGAAACGCCACAACCAGAGCAACCGGAACAACCACAGCCAGAACAACCAAAACCACAACCAGAGAAGCCACAAACACCACAGGTCATTGAAAAACCTGTACCAACACCAGAGAAACCACAACACATTGTAAAACAACCACAACCGATGAAAGAACAACCTAAGAAAGTAGAAAGTCATTTACCAACAACAGGCGGCAAAGCTGAAAATCCATATTGGAAGTGGATTGGTGTTACATTTGTCGTTCTTGGTAGCATCCTAGCGGTTTACGCATTTAGAAAACGTAAGAATCAAGAAGTGTAA